The stretch of DNA CGAATTTGATGCACCAGTTGTGGCATACAACGTAAGCGGTGAATATGCCATGGTGAAAGCCGCTGCTTTAAATGGCTGGGTTGATGAAAGGGCGATTGTTCTTGAAACATTAACCGGCATGAAGCGCGCAGGTGCAGATTTAATTATGACGTATCATGCAAAAGATGCGGCACGCTGGCTAAACGAACAATAAGAGGAGGCTTTTTCATGCGTTCATTCGAAAAATCAAAAGCTGCTTTTAAAGAAGCGGTTCAAATGATGCCGGGCGGCGTAAACAGTCCGGTTCGTGCGTTTAAATCGGTCAATATCGATCCTATTTTCATGGAGCGGGGCAAAGGGTCAAAAATTTGGGATATTGATGGGAATGAGTACATTGATTATGTGCTGTCATGGGGTCCGCTTATTTTGGGCCATTCAAATGACCAGGTAGTTGAAGCATTGAAAAAAACGGCGGAAACAGGTACGAGTTTCGGCGCTTCTACGCTGCTTGAAAATGAAATGGCAAATCTCGTCATTGAGCGCGTACCGTCGATCGAAGTCGTTCGAATGGTATCAAGCGGTACGGAAGCTACAATGAGTACGCTTCGGCTGGCACGGGGATATACAGGACGCAACAAAATCCTTAAGTTTGAAGGGTGCTACCATGGACATGGAGATTCGCTGCTTATTAAAGCCGGTTCCGGTGTTGCAACGCTCGGACTGCCGGACAGCCCGGGTGTGCCGGAGAGTGTTGCTAAAAACACCATTACGGTTCCATACAATGATTTGGAAAGTGTTCGTTTTGCATTTGAACAATATGGTGAGGATATCGCCTGTATAATTGTCGAGCCGGTTGCCGGCAATATGGGCGTTGTTCCTCCGCTGCCGGGCTTTTTAGAAGGCCTGCGTGAAATTACGGAGCAAAATGGTTCGCTGCTTATTTTTGATGAAGTGATGACGGGTTTCCGTGTCGGCTACAACTGTGCACAGGGGCACTTCGGCGTTACGCCGGATCTTACCTGTCTTGGCAAGGTGATCGGCGGCGGTCTTCCGGTTGGTGCTTACGGCGGCAAAGCGGAAATTATGAATAATGTGGCGCCGGCGGGAACCATCTATCAGGCGGGCACGCTGTCCGGAAACCCGATGGCCATGACTGCCGGAATCGAAACACTTCGTCAATTGACACCGGCATCCTACGAGGAGTTTGGACGCAAAGCGGATATGCTTGAAAAAGGGCTGACGGATGCGGCACGTAAATATGGGATTCCAATCACGTTTAACCGTGCTGGCTCGATGATCGGCTGCTTCTTCCATGAAGGACCCGTTCAAAACTATGACGATGCAAAAGGGTCGGACCTTGCTTTGTTCGCTGATTATTTCCGCGAAATGGCGCTTGAAGGTGTTTTCTTGCCTCCGTCCCAATTTGAAGGGCTGTTTTTATCAACAGCACATTCAGATGAGGATATTAATCAAACCATTCAAGCAGCCGAAAAAGCGTTTAGCCGCTTGGCAAAATAAAACGACGTGGTGTCTATAACAAAGCATTCAATGCTTTGTTATAGACACCTTTTTTTCATGTTTCCGTTTCTGCGCGCATACACTAGCGCGAAAGGGAGGGGTGTGCATGGAAGAGTTATTTTTCGTTGCGCTTCAGGAGGATGTTGTATTTCCAGAAGGAGAAGAAGTGGATGAACTGCTGTCCATTTCCCTTGATCCGCAAGTTGTGATTCAAGGAGCAAGTGTGCAGGGCTCTATTGAGGTAACGGGCGAGTATCGTATACACGATTATTTTGGCCTGGAAGAAGATTCTATCCGCCAGTTTTTCCGTCATATTCCGGTGCAGGCCGTCTTGCCTCCGGACCAGCGTGCGGCGGAGGGGGCAGATATTGAAATTCACACCTTTGATTATACAGTAGAAAAGCCGGACCGGCTTATTTTAGAAGCGGAGCTTGCTATTGCAGTGTCCACTGTCAGAAAAATAGAGGAAGAACCAGCGCCAATCATGGCAGCTGCATACGAGTACGAGCCAGAAGGAAGCTTAGAAAGCGACGCAGAAGAGCTTGAGGAGAGTGAATCAGAAGAAAGCACAGAAGCCGAAGAAGAGCAGGAAACAGTCGAAATAGAATCAGAAGATGCCGCTGTTCAAGTTCAAAAACGGGCGGAAGACGATGCTTCCGTTTTTAGCTGGCTTGAAGAGCGGCCTGCACAAAAAGCAAAATGGCGGTTCCAGGTATCCTCCGGCAATGTGGAACTTATAACCACTCAAGATGAAGAGCAGCCGCAAGAAGAATCAAAAGAGACAACAGAATAACATCAAACGTCGTCGGCAAAAAAAGCGTGCGCAGCCCTTGAAAGCAGCAGAGCGGAATAATAATCCGGCAGCACATAAAGCGGCAGCGGCGCAGCCACGGCGGCCACCTGTCGTAATGGCGCATCATGGAAAACACTCCTTTTCATATCACTGTCCAGCTTCAGGTGCCATCGGGACCCACACGATTGTGGGTCACAAAAGCATTACGGCAAGATGCCGTGTTATTAGCTTTTGTTCCATAAGGCAACCCCTTCTGGAGGCACAAAACACCTCTGTCAGTGATTGCCTTATGCTTGTCGCCGATAAGCGGCACCTTGCGCTTTTCTTATCATATGAATTGCACGAAAAAAGGTGCGTAAGGTTGACGCACTGAAGCATTTTCGGCTAAGATAATGGTATTGAAAAGAAACGTGTGGACCGGGAAAAGGTGGTACCGCAAGCAGCCTCTTCGTCCTTTTCAGACGGCGGGGCTTTTTTTTATGATGTCCAAGCTCCAGGCGCCATCAGCAAGGGCATAAGCCAGTTCCTTCAGGAGGCCTAAAACGTCTCTGTGGGGGGTGTCTTAAGCTTGTCGCTGAAAAACGTGTGCCTTGCGCTTTTTACAAGGAGGAAAAACAATGTCACAACAAGAAACAACGATGCCGACAAAATATGATCCACAGGCGATCGAGAAAGGCCGATACGACTGGTGGACAGCCGGCAAATTTTTCGAAGCAAAAAACGATGAATCCAAAACCCCTTATACGATTGTTATTCCGCCCCCGAATGTTACAGGTAAGCTTCATCTTGGGCATGCATGGGATACAACACTGCAGGATATTTTAACGCGTATGAAGCGCATGCAGGGCTTTGACGTTCTATGGCTTCCAGGAATGGACCATGCCGGTATCGCGACACAGGCAAAAGTAGAACAGAAGTTAAAAGAAGAAGGCAAGACCCGCTATGATCTTGGACGTGAGAAATTCCTTGAAGAATCATGGAAATGGAAAGAAGAATACGCCGGGCATATCCGTGCCCAGTGGGCAAAGCTTGGTCTTGGCCTTGATTACAGCCGGGAACGCTTTACGCTGGATGAAGGGTTGTCAAAAGCCGTTCGTGAAGTATTCGTAAAGCTGTATGAAAAAGGGCTCATCTACCGTGGTGAGTACATTATCAACTGGGATCCGTCTACTAAAACGGCGCTGTCAGATATTGAAGTTATCTATAAAGATGTACAAGGTGCTTTTTATCATATGAAATATCCGCTTGAGGACGGATCGGGCTCTATTGAAGTTGCCACAACACGCCCGGAGACGATGCTTGGTGATACGGCCGTAGCAGTGCATCCGGAAGATGAGCGTTACAAACATTTAATCGGCAAAAATGTTGTCCTGCCAATTGTCGGCCGGGTAATTCCAATTATCGCTGATGAGTATGTAGATCCAGAATTCGGAAGCGGTGTTGTGAAAATTACGCCAGCGCATGATCCGAACGACTTTGAAGTCGGAAACCGTCATGATCTTCCGCGTATCCTTGTGATGAACGAAGATGGAACAATGAACAAAGAAGCCGGTACATACAGCGGCATGGACCGTTTTGAATGCCGTAAGCAGATTGTCAAAGATCTTCAGGAACAAGGTGTTCTATTTAAGATTGAAGACCATTTACATTCAGTCGGCCATTCGGAAAGAAGCGGCGCTGTTGTCGAGCCGTACTTGTCTACCCAATGGTTTGTTAAAATGGGGCCTTTGGCTGAACAAGCCGTTGAGCTTCAAAAAACCGAAAACAAAGTAGATTTTGTTCCGGACCGTTTTGAAAAAACGTACCTGCATTGGATGGAAAACATCCGTGACTGGTGTATTTCCCGCCAGCTTTGGTGGGGCCACCGCATTCCAGCCTGGTACCATAAAGAAACAGGTGAAGTTTATGTAGGACAGGAAGCGCCTCAGGATGCGGAAAACTGGGAGCAGGACACCGATGTACTCGATACATGGTTCTCATCAGCTCTATGGCCGTTTTCAACGATGGGCTGGCCGGATGAAGATTCTGCTGAATTCAAGCGCTACTACCCGACAGCAGCCCTTGTAACGGGATATGATATTATTTTCTTCTGGGTATCCCGAATGATTTTCCAGGGACTTGAATTTACGGGTGAGCGTCCATTCGAAGATGTTTTAATCCACGGTCTTGTCCGCGACGCGGAAGGACGCAAAATGTCGAAGTCTCTTGGCAACGGTGTGGACCCGATGGAAGTCATTGACCAGTACGGAGCTGATTCACTTCGCTACTTCCTTGCAACAGGAAGCTCGCCTGGACAGGACTTGCGCTATACAACCGAGAAAGTGGAAGCAACATGGAACTTTGCCAATAAAATTTGGAATGCGTCTCGATTCGCCCTGATGAATATGGGCGGCATGACATATGATCAAATTGATTTGACGGGCAAAAAATCAGTTGCAGATGAATGGATTTTAACACGCTTAAATGAAACGATTGAAAGTGTGACACACTTATCGGATAAATACGAGTTCGGGGAAGTCGGCCGGACGCTGTATAACTTTATTTGGGACGATTTCTGTGACTGGTATATTGAAATGGCGAAACTGCCGTTGTACGGGGAAGATGAACAGGCGAAGCAAATGACCCGTTCGGTTCTTGCTTATGTACTCGATAACACAATGCGTCTTCTGCATCCGTTTATGCCGTTTATTACCGAAGAAATTTGGCAGAACCTTCCGCATGAAGGGGAAACGATTGTCGAAGCATCATGGCCAAAAGCAGATGGTTCTTTAACAAACAAAGAAGCAGCAGCCAATATGAAGCTGCTTGTTGATATTATCCGTGCTGTCCGCAACATTCGTTCAGAAGTGAACACGCCGATGAGCAAGAAAGTACCGCTTGTTTTAAAAGCAAAAGACGAAGCAGTTCTTTCTACTTTAACAGAAAACCGCTACTACATTGAGCGATTCTGTAACCCGGATGAGCTTGTAATTGATACAAATCCGGCAGCGCCTGAAAAAGCGATGACAGCCGTTGTAACGGGAGCTGAGCTCTTTATGCCGCTTGCAGGCCTATTGAATATTGATGAGGAAATTGCCCGTCTTGAAAAAGAAAAAGCAAAATGGCAGTCTGAAGTAGACCGCGTACTGAAAAAGCTGTCTAATGAGCGGTTTATCTCAAAAGCGCCGCAAAAAGTCGTTGACGAAGAGCGCGCGAAAGAAGCGGATTACCGTGAAAAACTCGCTGCTGTTGAAGCACGCATCGAAGATTTAAAGAATTAATCGAGAAGACGAACCCGCCTCAAGGCGGTTCGTCTTTTTCGTACATAAGGAGAAGAAATGGCATGAATACGTACGAAGAAGCACTTGCCTGGATTCATGGACGTCTGCGCGTAGGCATTAAGCCGGGTCTGATGCGGATGGAATATATGATGGAACGGCTTGATCATCCCGAGCGCCGCCTGCGTGCAGTCCATATTGGCGGAACAAATGGAAAAGGCTCGACTACCGCTATGCTGCGGTCGATTTTAACGGAAGCCGGCTTTGAAACAGGGACGTTTACATCACCTTACATTGAACAATTCAATGAGCGGATCAGCGTTGATGGGACGCCTATTTCAGATGAAGAGATTACGGCTTTGGCAGTGAAAATTAAAACGATTGCAGATGAAATGGAAGAGCTGGAAATGGGCGGGCCGAGTGAATTTGAAATCATTACGGCTATGGCTTTTTATTATTTTGCTTATATGCACCCGGTTGACCTTGTTTTATTTGAAGTCGGTCTTGGCGGCCGCCTGGATTCAACAAACATTGTTCATCCGCTGCTATCGGTGATCACCACGATTGGCATGGATCACCTTCAATTCCTTGGTGACACGCTGGAAGAAATTGCACGGGAAAAAGCAGGCATTATTAAGAGCGGTGTGCCCGTTATAACAGCGGTTCATCAGCTGGAAGCTCTTGCTGTGATTGCCGGGACGGCAAAGCAAAAACGTTCAGCACTTTACCAATACGGCCGGGATTTCACGGGCAGCTGGACCGCTTCAACGGAAAAAGGAGAACAATTTGACTTCACGTCTCTTTACAGCAGCCGTCCTGCTCTCGAAACGGGACTTGCCGGTTTGCACCAGGTGCAAAACGCAGCGACAGCTGTGATGGCAGCTGACTTTTTACGTGTATTTTACTCTTTTTTAATCGAAGAGCACCATATTGAGCAAGGGCTCCAAAAAGCCGTATGGCCGGGACGGTTTGAAACACTCTTAGACGATCCGCTGATCATTGCAGACGGAGCCCACAATGAAGAGGGAGTAGAAGCACTTGTGCGGACAGCCGGCCAGCGTTTTCCGAATAAAAATATAACGGTCCTGTTTGCGGCAATGAAAGATAAACCGCTGGATGGAATGATTACACGTTTAAATCAAATGGCAGATCAGCTGTACCTGACTTCGTTTGACTTTCCAAGAGCCGCAGGCGCAAAAGAGTATGAGCCATATCGGTCTAAGAAAATCCACATCATTGAAAATT from Domibacillus sp. DTU_2020_1001157_1_SI_ALB_TIR_016 encodes:
- the hemL gene encoding glutamate-1-semialdehyde 2,1-aminomutase: MRSFEKSKAAFKEAVQMMPGGVNSPVRAFKSVNIDPIFMERGKGSKIWDIDGNEYIDYVLSWGPLILGHSNDQVVEALKKTAETGTSFGASTLLENEMANLVIERVPSIEVVRMVSSGTEATMSTLRLARGYTGRNKILKFEGCYHGHGDSLLIKAGSGVATLGLPDSPGVPESVAKNTITVPYNDLESVRFAFEQYGEDIACIIVEPVAGNMGVVPPLPGFLEGLREITEQNGSLLIFDEVMTGFRVGYNCAQGHFGVTPDLTCLGKVIGGGLPVGAYGGKAEIMNNVAPAGTIYQAGTLSGNPMAMTAGIETLRQLTPASYEEFGRKADMLEKGLTDAARKYGIPITFNRAGSMIGCFFHEGPVQNYDDAKGSDLALFADYFREMALEGVFLPPSQFEGLFLSTAHSDEDINQTIQAAEKAFSRLAK
- a CDS encoding valine--tRNA ligase, with protein sequence MSQQETTMPTKYDPQAIEKGRYDWWTAGKFFEAKNDESKTPYTIVIPPPNVTGKLHLGHAWDTTLQDILTRMKRMQGFDVLWLPGMDHAGIATQAKVEQKLKEEGKTRYDLGREKFLEESWKWKEEYAGHIRAQWAKLGLGLDYSRERFTLDEGLSKAVREVFVKLYEKGLIYRGEYIINWDPSTKTALSDIEVIYKDVQGAFYHMKYPLEDGSGSIEVATTRPETMLGDTAVAVHPEDERYKHLIGKNVVLPIVGRVIPIIADEYVDPEFGSGVVKITPAHDPNDFEVGNRHDLPRILVMNEDGTMNKEAGTYSGMDRFECRKQIVKDLQEQGVLFKIEDHLHSVGHSERSGAVVEPYLSTQWFVKMGPLAEQAVELQKTENKVDFVPDRFEKTYLHWMENIRDWCISRQLWWGHRIPAWYHKETGEVYVGQEAPQDAENWEQDTDVLDTWFSSALWPFSTMGWPDEDSAEFKRYYPTAALVTGYDIIFFWVSRMIFQGLEFTGERPFEDVLIHGLVRDAEGRKMSKSLGNGVDPMEVIDQYGADSLRYFLATGSSPGQDLRYTTEKVEATWNFANKIWNASRFALMNMGGMTYDQIDLTGKKSVADEWILTRLNETIESVTHLSDKYEFGEVGRTLYNFIWDDFCDWYIEMAKLPLYGEDEQAKQMTRSVLAYVLDNTMRLLHPFMPFITEEIWQNLPHEGETIVEASWPKADGSLTNKEAAANMKLLVDIIRAVRNIRSEVNTPMSKKVPLVLKAKDEAVLSTLTENRYYIERFCNPDELVIDTNPAAPEKAMTAVVTGAELFMPLAGLLNIDEEIARLEKEKAKWQSEVDRVLKKLSNERFISKAPQKVVDEERAKEADYREKLAAVEARIEDLKN
- a CDS encoding folylpolyglutamate synthase/dihydrofolate synthase family protein, which translates into the protein MNTYEEALAWIHGRLRVGIKPGLMRMEYMMERLDHPERRLRAVHIGGTNGKGSTTAMLRSILTEAGFETGTFTSPYIEQFNERISVDGTPISDEEITALAVKIKTIADEMEELEMGGPSEFEIITAMAFYYFAYMHPVDLVLFEVGLGGRLDSTNIVHPLLSVITTIGMDHLQFLGDTLEEIAREKAGIIKSGVPVITAVHQLEALAVIAGTAKQKRSALYQYGRDFTGSWTASTEKGEQFDFTSLYSSRPALETGLAGLHQVQNAATAVMAADFLRVFYSFLIEEHHIEQGLQKAVWPGRFETLLDDPLIIADGAHNEEGVEALVRTAGQRFPNKNITVLFAAMKDKPLDGMITRLNQMADQLYLTSFDFPRAAGAKEYEPYRSKKIHIIENYNTAIQVFQNQAEKEDVLIITGSLYFISTVKKDIRSILSNKH